One region of Candidatus Paceibacterota bacterium genomic DNA includes:
- a CDS encoding FAD-dependent oxidoreductase: METHATLIIGAGLTGLSCAYHLAGDYLLVEREGEPGGMARTHERHPGFLCDSTGHWLHLRSDYMKALAQKLLPGGLVEHGRKAVIHLCDTFTPYPFQANTYGLPREVVLDCLIGLLKARHPEDFGLKPATAAPRDFREWIVRNFGEGIARHFMVPYNEKLLGVRLEELRPEYAERFIPRPSLEDVVKGALGFSRESLGYNARFVYPREGGIGALPRAIARALQVPPVYGVAVAEVDHQNRVATLSDGRQVAYRRLLNTAPLPRFLSLMAGLPEEIRAAAHHLRATTVRYFDLGVRGPGDIASDHHWIYFPEPEYVFYRTGSYSAVHPGTAPSGCRSYYVEMSEGAADLLKQPEQLKQRVLSDLRKARVLSSRDEVLFMRLCEIPFAYVIFDHNYEQCRQVILDYLADQGVISCGRWGGWGYGGMEDAMLDGKAAAAQLQGSKS, from the coding sequence GTGGAAACGCACGCAACACTTATCATCGGGGCCGGCTTGACCGGCCTTTCCTGCGCGTATCATCTGGCGGGGGATTATCTCCTGGTGGAGCGCGAGGGCGAACCGGGCGGCATGGCCCGCACGCACGAGCGTCATCCGGGCTTCCTGTGCGACAGCACCGGGCACTGGCTGCATCTGCGGAGCGACTACATGAAGGCGCTGGCACAGAAGCTTCTGCCCGGCGGACTCGTCGAGCACGGACGAAAAGCCGTCATCCACCTGTGCGACACGTTCACCCCTTACCCGTTTCAAGCCAACACCTACGGGCTGCCGCGGGAGGTGGTGCTGGACTGCCTGATCGGCTTGCTCAAAGCCCGGCACCCGGAAGACTTCGGCTTGAAGCCGGCGACGGCCGCACCGCGAGATTTCCGGGAATGGATCGTGCGGAACTTTGGCGAGGGCATCGCCCGGCATTTCATGGTGCCTTACAACGAGAAGCTCCTGGGCGTGCGGCTGGAAGAGTTGCGTCCGGAATACGCCGAGCGGTTTATCCCGCGGCCCTCGCTGGAAGATGTCGTCAAGGGCGCGCTGGGTTTTTCGCGCGAGTCCTTGGGCTACAACGCCCGATTTGTCTATCCGCGGGAAGGGGGCATCGGCGCCCTGCCGCGCGCGATTGCGCGGGCGCTGCAGGTCCCGCCGGTTTATGGAGTGGCGGTGGCCGAGGTGGACCACCAGAATCGGGTCGCCACGTTGTCCGACGGCCGCCAGGTGGCTTACCGGCGGCTCCTCAACACAGCGCCGCTGCCGCGGTTCCTGTCGCTGATGGCCGGCCTGCCGGAGGAGATTCGCGCGGCGGCGCACCATCTCCGCGCGACGACCGTCCGGTACTTCGACTTGGGCGTGCGCGGTCCCGGGGATATCGCCAGTGATCACCATTGGATATATTTTCCGGAGCCAGAATACGTCTTCTACCGCACAGGCTCCTATTCGGCGGTGCACCCGGGCACCGCGCCCTCGGGCTGCCGCAGCTATTACGTTGAGATGTCGGAGGGGGCAGCCGACTTGCTCAAGCAGCCTGAGCAGTTGAAGCAACGTGTGCTGTCCGACCTGCGGAAGGCTCGGGTACTTTCGAGCCGGGATGAGGTCCTGTTCATGAGATTGTGCGAAATCCCTTTCGCTTACGTCATCTTCGATCACAACTACGAGCAGTGCCGGCAAGTCATTCTTGATTACCTGGCAGACCAGGGCGTCATTTCCTGCGGTCGGTGGGGCGGGTGGGGCTACGGCGGAATGGAGGATGCCATGCTGGACGGCAAAGCGGCAGCAGCGCAACTGCAAGGATCCAAGTCCTAA
- a CDS encoding methyltransferase domain-containing protein — protein MRYHFDPRRSRDLYEKTLMPILAKHPLAPYLDARNEFYIEMLDRHGALQAGKHLVDLGAGLSIFGPLCRAHGMKVTLVDDFGGGGGVEMSQRGQEIPLLEAFEKELGVAVVRENFLQHKLPLPDREVDVVTCFHSLEHWHHSPKRLFREIVRILKPGGLLVLATPNAVNLRKRLYVLFGRSNFPLLGTWYEDGDPIYRGHVREPVIRDLVQLMQWNGLRVVATYGRNFIGRDSTALCFLPTALVRGIATGSDWLLRHVPSLCSDIHVIGRAPI, from the coding sequence ATGCGTTATCACTTCGACCCCAGGCGTAGTCGCGACCTCTATGAGAAGACGCTGATGCCGATACTGGCGAAGCACCCCCTCGCGCCCTATCTGGACGCGCGCAATGAATTCTACATCGAGATGCTCGATCGGCATGGGGCGTTGCAGGCGGGAAAGCATCTGGTGGACCTGGGGGCCGGGCTTTCGATCTTTGGTCCGTTGTGCCGCGCGCACGGCATGAAGGTAACCTTGGTGGATGATTTTGGGGGAGGGGGGGGGGTGGAAATGAGTCAGCGCGGCCAAGAGATTCCGTTGCTCGAGGCTTTCGAAAAGGAACTGGGCGTAGCGGTTGTGCGGGAGAATTTCCTGCAACATAAGCTGCCCCTGCCGGACAGGGAGGTGGACGTGGTGACCTGCTTCCACAGCCTGGAACACTGGCATCACTCGCCCAAACGGCTGTTCCGGGAAATCGTTCGTATCCTCAAGCCCGGAGGTTTACTGGTTCTCGCCACGCCCAACGCGGTGAATCTACGTAAACGGCTCTATGTCCTGTTCGGCCGAAGCAATTTTCCGCTTTTGGGGACCTGGTACGAAGATGGGGATCCGATCTATCGCGGCCATGTCCGTGAGCCGGTTATCCGGGATTTGGTGCAACTGATGCAATGGAATGGTTTGCGGGTGGTGGCCACTTATGGCCGTAACTTCATCGGTCGCGATAGCACGGCGCTGTGCTTCCTGCCGACCGCCCTGGTGCGTGGTATCGCGACGGGGTCGGACTGGTTGCTCCGGCACGTTCCGTCCTTGTGCTCGGACATCCATGTCATCGGGAGGGCCCCGATTTGA
- a CDS encoding glycosyltransferase family 4 protein — MRTRVVMSAYACNPRGSGEHWLGWGWAEAAARSHEVELVTTPKARTAVEESARVAGITPHFVDVPEWLWPLADLGWAGWSRKLAWQKRVARLVRELHREKKISLVHQTTFHTFRVPFLAAGLGIPSVWGPIAGGEHVPPGFDRYLGPARWAEKGRNLANRFWLQTPAVQRSLRQTSALYVSNRTTLHFLPPRFHAKCRIVSPNALRPEDQQWVCPPAGAAVEDSTFRMLYVGNCVARRAIPLVLEALPQAGLADYELAVVGDGPALAHWKRRAAELGLAAKVQFVGKVPRSQLDAFYAQADVLVFPALRDSGGSALLEAMARGVPVICLDWAGPGEMVDEASGIKVPVSAPEETIRAFAAGLVRLQREPGLRASLAKAARARAEARFGWEAKRQLLEATYLELIHPDVGGE, encoded by the coding sequence TTGAGGACGCGCGTCGTGATGAGCGCCTATGCGTGCAATCCGCGCGGCAGCGGCGAGCACTGGCTGGGCTGGGGTTGGGCCGAAGCGGCCGCGCGCAGCCACGAGGTGGAGCTGGTGACCACGCCCAAGGCGCGGACGGCGGTGGAAGAAAGCGCGCGCGTGGCCGGCATCACACCTCATTTCGTTGACGTGCCGGAGTGGCTGTGGCCGCTGGCCGACCTGGGCTGGGCGGGTTGGTCGCGCAAGCTGGCCTGGCAGAAACGGGTGGCGCGGTTGGTTCGCGAACTGCACCGGGAAAAGAAAATTTCGCTGGTGCATCAGACGACTTTCCACACCTTCCGGGTGCCGTTTCTGGCCGCCGGGTTGGGCATCCCGTCGGTGTGGGGGCCGATTGCCGGCGGGGAGCATGTGCCGCCCGGATTTGATCGTTACCTGGGGCCGGCGAGATGGGCCGAGAAGGGGCGGAATCTGGCGAACCGCTTTTGGCTGCAGACCCCTGCAGTCCAGCGTTCGCTGCGGCAGACCTCCGCGCTCTATGTGTCGAATCGCACGACGCTTCACTTTCTGCCGCCTCGCTTTCACGCCAAGTGCCGCATTGTTTCCCCGAACGCCTTGCGCCCAGAAGACCAACAATGGGTTTGTCCGCCCGCCGGGGCCGCCGTTGAGGATTCCACCTTTCGGATGCTTTATGTGGGCAACTGTGTGGCTAGGCGCGCCATTCCCCTGGTGTTGGAGGCGTTGCCGCAGGCGGGGTTGGCGGATTATGAGCTGGCGGTGGTGGGCGACGGTCCCGCGCTGGCGCACTGGAAGCGGCGGGCGGCGGAGTTGGGGCTGGCCGCCAAGGTCCAGTTTGTGGGGAAGGTGCCGCGCTCGCAACTCGACGCGTTTTATGCCCAGGCAGACGTGCTGGTGTTTCCGGCCTTGCGCGATAGCGGCGGTTCGGCCCTGCTCGAGGCCATGGCGCGCGGGGTGCCGGTCATCTGCCTGGATTGGGCCGGGCCGGGGGAAATGGTGGATGAAGCTTCGGGGATAAAGGTCCCGGTTTCGGCGCCGGAAGAGACGATCCGGGCCTTTGCGGCGGGACTGGTTCGGCTCCAGCGAGAGCCGGGGTTGCGCGCCAGCCTGGCCAAGGCGGCGCGGGCGCGCGCGGAGGCCCGGTTCGGATGGGAAGCCAAGCGGCAGTTGCTGGAGGCAACTTATCTAGAGCTTATCCACCCCGATGTTGGAGGAGAATGA
- a CDS encoding glycosyltransferase family 2 protein, protein MPSPLRISVVTPSFNSVHTIRATIESVAQQDYPHVEHLVIDGGSADGTLDILKAYPRLLWVSDKDEGHYHAMDKGTRQASGDVVAILNADDCYRPGVLREVAAAFEAHPDWDALFGDIVFVDGEGREIFRREEAGFDAQIIRFGHNTVNHQTLFLKRAVYLRLGGYRYREFKNCCDYEYVMRLIRAGCRIGHISVHIVNYRYHEHGQSADLRVRANMARESAAIRKEYGVPGGIIGKALQTYARIKRQLTKLFTLGRCDLIPGGLQLKRHLRAKTSFSSNIGVDKL, encoded by the coding sequence ATGCCGTCGCCACTGAGAATCTCGGTCGTCACGCCCAGCTTCAACAGCGTTCATACCATTCGCGCGACGATCGAGAGTGTCGCGCAGCAGGACTACCCGCACGTCGAGCACCTCGTTATAGACGGCGGTTCGGCCGACGGCACCCTCGATATTCTCAAGGCCTATCCCCGCCTGCTCTGGGTATCTGACAAGGACGAAGGCCATTATCACGCGATGGACAAAGGAACGCGCCAGGCCTCCGGGGACGTCGTTGCCATTCTCAACGCGGACGACTGCTACCGGCCGGGGGTGCTGCGGGAAGTCGCGGCGGCCTTTGAAGCGCATCCCGATTGGGATGCCTTGTTTGGCGACATTGTGTTCGTTGACGGCGAAGGCCGGGAGATCTTCCGGCGCGAGGAGGCGGGGTTTGATGCGCAGATCATCCGCTTCGGGCATAACACCGTCAATCATCAGACCCTGTTCCTTAAGCGAGCGGTTTACCTGCGGCTCGGCGGCTACCGCTACCGGGAGTTTAAGAACTGCTGCGACTACGAGTATGTCATGCGGCTGATCCGCGCCGGCTGCCGTATCGGCCACATCTCCGTGCATATCGTCAACTACCGCTACCACGAGCACGGCCAGTCCGCCGATCTGCGGGTGCGGGCCAACATGGCCAGGGAATCAGCCGCCATCCGCAAGGAATATGGCGTGCCCGGAGGAATCATCGGCAAAGCTTTGCAGACTTATGCCCGGATCAAGCGCCAACTCACAAAGCTCTTTACCCTCGGGAGATGCGACCTGATCCCCGGTGGCCTGCAGCTCAAGAGGCACCTCCGGGCCAAGACCTCATTCTCCTCCAACATCGGGGTGGATAAGCTCTAG
- the rhaB gene encoding rhamnulokinase, which yields MPRTYLAIDLGAESGRVVAGLWNGKTIRLEEIHRFPNGPVYLGDSLRWDVVRLWAEIQNGLALAAKKYGKSIVSVGADTWGVDYVLLSRRDEMLGQPYAYRDARTNGMMEKAFKKVPRAAIFAQTGLQFMQFNTLFQLLAHKQANPDMLEAADVLLMMPDFIHWALCGSRVVEFTNGTTTQCMHPLTRNWATGLLKKFSLPAHIFPKVVPPGTRLGALRPGVADRTGLRKVNVVAPPTHDTASAVAGVPTANTGKANWAYLSSGTWSLMGAEVKKASLSARTQELNLTNEGGLDGTYRLLKNIMGLWLVQQCKRAFDARGRKYEYGQLARLAAKAPALRSIVNPDDSRFLNPPDMPKAIQDFCRETRQPVPKTEGELVRCAYESLALKYREVLGWLEELTDNRIEVIHIVGGGSKSGILNQFTADACQRPVIAGPVEATAMGNLLVQVRASGELSTLGEMREVIRKSSDVATFRPGKAAAWEDASARFAGLRR from the coding sequence ATGCCTCGCACCTATCTCGCTATTGATCTCGGCGCCGAAAGCGGCCGTGTTGTCGCCGGCCTCTGGAACGGCAAGACTATCCGTCTCGAAGAAATCCACCGCTTCCCCAACGGCCCGGTGTACCTGGGCGATTCGCTGCGCTGGGACGTGGTGCGGCTCTGGGCCGAAATCCAGAACGGCCTGGCTCTCGCGGCGAAGAAATACGGCAAGTCCATCGTTTCGGTCGGCGCGGACACTTGGGGGGTGGACTACGTGCTGCTGAGCCGCCGTGACGAGATGCTGGGCCAGCCGTACGCCTACCGCGACGCCCGCACTAACGGCATGATGGAGAAGGCGTTCAAGAAGGTGCCGCGGGCTGCAATCTTCGCCCAGACTGGCCTGCAGTTCATGCAGTTCAACACCCTGTTCCAGTTGTTGGCCCACAAGCAGGCGAACCCGGACATGCTGGAGGCGGCCGATGTGCTGCTCATGATGCCGGACTTCATCCACTGGGCGCTGTGTGGTTCACGGGTGGTGGAGTTCACCAACGGCACCACCACGCAGTGCATGCATCCGCTCACGCGCAACTGGGCAACCGGCCTGCTGAAGAAGTTTAGCTTGCCGGCGCACATTTTCCCGAAGGTCGTGCCGCCCGGCACGCGGCTGGGCGCGCTGCGCCCCGGGGTGGCGGACCGGACCGGCCTGCGCAAAGTCAATGTGGTCGCCCCGCCTACGCACGACACCGCTTCGGCGGTCGCTGGCGTTCCCACCGCCAACACCGGCAAGGCCAACTGGGCTTACCTCAGCTCCGGCACCTGGTCGCTCATGGGCGCCGAGGTCAAGAAGGCCTCCCTGTCCGCGCGCACCCAGGAACTCAACCTCACCAACGAAGGCGGCCTGGACGGCACCTATCGCCTGCTCAAGAACATCATGGGCCTGTGGCTGGTGCAGCAGTGCAAACGCGCCTTCGACGCGCGCGGCCGGAAATACGAATACGGCCAACTCGCCAGGTTGGCGGCAAAGGCTCCGGCGCTCCGTTCCATTGTCAACCCGGACGACTCGCGCTTCCTCAACCCGCCCGACATGCCGAAGGCCATCCAGGATTTCTGCCGGGAGACCAGGCAGCCCGTCCCCAAGACCGAAGGCGAACTGGTCCGTTGTGCCTACGAGAGTCTCGCGCTGAAGTACCGCGAGGTGCTGGGCTGGCTGGAGGAACTCACGGACAACCGCATTGAGGTGATTCACATCGTCGGGGGCGGCTCCAAGAGCGGCATCCTCAACCAGTTCACCGCCGACGCCTGCCAGCGTCCGGTCATTGCCGGCCCCGTCGAGGCAACCGCGATGGGTAACCTGCTCGTCCAGGTGCGCGCCAGCGGCGAGCTGTCCACCCTGGGCGAGATGCGTGAAGTCATCCGTAAGTCCAGCGACGTTGCGACTTTCCGGCCCGGGAAAGCCGCCGCCTGGGAAGACGCCTCCGCGCGCTTCGCTGGGCTGCGCAGGTAG
- a CDS encoding L-rhamnose/proton symporter RhaT, with protein sequence MNEATTNPALGVVIFALGGLAGAVFYLPFKKVKNWAWESYWFIYAVAGLIVVPWVLALITSPNVTSVLKQAPGKELWYCYLCGAAWGVGGLTWGLMIRYLGVGLGLAIGCGLCAAAGTLIPPIIKPWLNAVVAGAPLPSLLEGVKNLHGTPAANMSLIGVGISLLGIILVGMAGMSKEKELPEEQKRKAVAEYNFKLGLVVAIFSGLMSSALGMGLQGGGTIEALAQTTEPATPVAWKGMPVLVVALLGGFTVNALWCLFLNVKNKTTGDYTKSGTPLLANLMFAGLAGAIWCSQFICFKTGEPQMGATSYIGWSVLMASAILFSTLLGIFLGEWSGTSGRTQGFLAIGLIFLLGSAVVAGYSGKLSQERPAALALPAAPTS encoded by the coding sequence ATGAACGAAGCAACGACGAATCCAGCCCTGGGCGTAGTCATTTTCGCGCTGGGCGGACTGGCGGGCGCGGTGTTCTATCTGCCCTTCAAGAAAGTCAAGAACTGGGCGTGGGAGAGCTATTGGTTCATCTATGCCGTGGCCGGTCTGATTGTGGTGCCGTGGGTCCTGGCGCTCATCACCTCGCCCAATGTCACTTCGGTGCTCAAGCAGGCGCCTGGCAAGGAGCTTTGGTATTGCTACTTGTGCGGGGCGGCCTGGGGCGTGGGCGGACTGACTTGGGGATTGATGATCCGCTACCTTGGCGTCGGGCTTGGGTTGGCCATTGGCTGCGGGCTGTGCGCCGCCGCGGGCACCCTCATCCCGCCCATCATCAAGCCGTGGCTCAATGCGGTCGTGGCCGGCGCGCCGCTTCCGTCACTGCTCGAGGGCGTGAAGAACCTGCACGGCACGCCCGCCGCCAACATGTCCCTCATCGGCGTGGGTATTTCACTGCTGGGCATCATCCTGGTCGGCATGGCCGGCATGTCCAAGGAAAAGGAACTGCCCGAGGAGCAGAAACGAAAGGCCGTCGCGGAATACAACTTCAAGCTCGGCCTCGTGGTGGCCATCTTCTCCGGCTTGATGAGTTCCGCTCTCGGCATGGGGTTGCAGGGCGGAGGGACGATCGAGGCGCTGGCCCAGACGACGGAGCCGGCGACGCCGGTTGCGTGGAAGGGCATGCCTGTGTTGGTCGTGGCGCTGCTGGGTGGCTTTACCGTGAACGCCCTCTGGTGCCTGTTTCTGAACGTCAAGAACAAGACCACGGGCGATTACACCAAGAGCGGCACGCCGCTGCTTGCCAACCTGATGTTCGCCGGGCTTGCTGGCGCTATTTGGTGTTCGCAGTTCATCTGCTTCAAGACCGGTGAGCCGCAGATGGGCGCTACATCGTATATCGGCTGGTCGGTGCTCATGGCCTCGGCGATTCTCTTCAGCACACTGCTGGGCATCTTCCTTGGCGAATGGTCCGGCACCAGCGGCCGTACTCAAGGCTTCCTGGCGATCGGCTTGATCTTCCTGCTCGGTTCGGCTGTCGTGGCCGGTTACAGCGGCAAACTCAGCCAGGAAAGACCCGCTGCCCTGGCATTGCCCGCCGCCCCAACCAGCTGA
- a CDS encoding L-rhamnose isomerase, translating into MSNTKNIAQSYQLAKERYAQLGVDTDKALKLLAQIPISIHCWQGDDVGGFENAGQELGGGLAVTGNYPGKARTANELRGDFEKALSVIPGSHRCNLHACYAEMSGKKVDRDALSADQFKNWIAWAKAIKIGMDFNQTYFAHPKVVGGFTLTNTDAGIRKFWIEHGIRCREIGAAIGKALGKTCVTNLWIPDGMKDTPADRKGPRERLVESLDAVFKKKIDKKLNLDSVEPKLFGIGAESYTPGSSEFYIGYSVSRQILLTLDAGHYHPTEGIADKISSVLNYLPEIALHVSRGVRWDSDHVVTLTDELQAIAQEIVWGGYTNRVHIGLDYFDASINRIAAWVIGSRNMVKALLLALVTPIARLKKFEAEGDYTSRLALMEAAKLLPAGAVWDYYCQKMNVPVGDAWLAEVKRYEKDVLSRRQ; encoded by the coding sequence ATGAGCAACACAAAGAATATCGCACAATCTTATCAGCTCGCCAAAGAACGTTATGCCCAGTTGGGCGTGGACACCGACAAGGCCCTCAAGCTGTTGGCGCAGATACCGATCTCAATCCACTGCTGGCAGGGCGACGATGTCGGCGGCTTCGAGAACGCCGGCCAGGAGCTGGGCGGCGGCTTGGCCGTCACCGGCAATTACCCGGGCAAAGCCCGCACCGCCAACGAGCTGCGCGGCGACTTTGAGAAGGCGCTCTCCGTCATTCCCGGCAGCCACCGCTGCAACCTCCATGCCTGTTACGCCGAGATGAGCGGCAAGAAGGTGGACCGCGACGCGCTCAGCGCCGACCAGTTCAAGAACTGGATCGCCTGGGCCAAGGCCATCAAGATCGGCATGGACTTCAACCAGACCTATTTCGCCCACCCCAAGGTCGTGGGCGGGTTCACGCTCACCAACACCGACGCCGGCATCCGCAAGTTCTGGATCGAGCACGGTATCCGTTGCCGCGAGATCGGTGCCGCGATCGGCAAGGCCCTCGGCAAGACCTGCGTTACCAACCTCTGGATTCCGGACGGGATGAAAGACACACCCGCCGACCGCAAAGGCCCGCGCGAGCGCCTGGTCGAATCCCTGGACGCGGTCTTCAAGAAGAAGATTGATAAGAAGCTCAACTTGGACTCGGTCGAGCCGAAACTGTTCGGCATCGGCGCCGAGAGTTACACGCCCGGCTCCTCTGAGTTCTACATTGGCTACTCTGTCAGCCGCCAGATCCTGCTCACGCTCGACGCCGGCCATTACCACCCCACCGAAGGCATCGCCGACAAGATTTCTTCAGTGCTCAACTACTTGCCGGAGATCGCGCTGCACGTCAGCCGCGGGGTGCGCTGGGACAGCGACCACGTGGTTACGCTCACCGACGAGCTGCAGGCCATCGCCCAGGAGATTGTCTGGGGCGGTTACACGAACCGCGTGCACATCGGCCTGGACTACTTTGACGCGAGCATCAACCGCATCGCCGCGTGGGTGATCGGCTCGCGCAACATGGTCAAAGCCCTGTTGCTGGCGCTGGTAACGCCGATTGCCAGGCTCAAGAAGTTTGAAGCCGAAGGCGACTACACCTCGCGCCTTGCCTTGATGGAAGCCGCCAAACTCCTGCCCGCCGGGGCGGTGTGGGATTACTACTGCCAAAAGATGAACGTGCCCGTCGGCGACGCCTGGCTGGCAGAGGTAAAGCGGTACGAGAAGGACGTGTTGTCCAGGCGGCAATAA
- a CDS encoding HEAT repeat domain-containing protein — MSKRRKLVLWTLVPIGIAGFAVCTWWTNQEPVYQGKPISYWLDSAQRGILAPSVLGQRETPPNPVFEAKEAVAAMGPKALPYIAAWGTGEAALPWNRLYSQVYRRLPTAISQHLPQPKARRGMGLILTSGYFLAVTERAGTNAAPALVRLYSSSSPEVRRAVILSLGRLAPLDHATTRPVFERALRDAERSVKFDAFRQLCQMARTDPRARASLASYLNAAGTNAPDWLRVEGMAATAVGTGKPPAGEGRVRVSARNAWEQAFAAVADWQHSPTSDARQQVLAAFEAAFGVDPGQSVGSLRRALENLHLTAQQEQELLVPVLVEGLCARNAAVRRDSAEMLRALGPIARSAAPLILRAFEKCPSGEFFLLLADVGPEAAPAVSALVRELASAHDEPSVWEITYALGKVGPGARGAVSALLTMARTNQADIRSYALSALAQIEPQNPETVPLLLAALRSEDSDDRVRAAVILGEMGGWASNAVPALKQVVLEDEWLEPRLDAAKALCRIDVKHGAELVPVFIEALTWPEADGYPTAAIVARLLGQTGQAAVPAVPELVKLFNHEDERARIAAAEALAAIDPSRTSECVAVLRDVMARGRTGLMRFYGAKALLRLAPDASADVVAATASLLKPSVDFYRQEEAIQFLGEIGRPARPALPQLREALESRDWKLRRAARDAIERIESSAPGKPPGDH; from the coding sequence ATGAGCAAGCGTCGAAAGCTCGTTCTTTGGACCCTGGTGCCGATTGGGATCGCCGGCTTTGCCGTTTGCACATGGTGGACCAATCAGGAACCAGTGTATCAAGGCAAGCCGATTTCATATTGGCTGGATTCAGCACAAAGGGGAATCCTCGCCCCCTCCGTTTTAGGGCAGCGGGAGACACCGCCCAACCCAGTCTTCGAAGCCAAGGAAGCGGTTGCGGCCATGGGGCCGAAAGCCTTGCCTTACATTGCGGCCTGGGGTACCGGGGAAGCCGCGTTGCCTTGGAACCGCCTTTACTCGCAGGTCTATCGGCGCCTTCCAACCGCCATTAGCCAGCATTTGCCCCAACCCAAGGCAAGACGAGGAATGGGCTTGATCCTGACCAGCGGCTATTTTCTCGCGGTGACGGAGCGCGCCGGCACAAACGCCGCTCCCGCGCTCGTCAGACTGTATTCGTCCAGCAGCCCCGAGGTACGCCGCGCGGTGATCTTAAGCCTTGGACGGCTTGCCCCTCTCGACCACGCAACGACCCGCCCGGTTTTCGAACGCGCCTTGCGCGATGCCGAACGTTCTGTAAAGTTCGATGCCTTTCGGCAACTCTGTCAGATGGCCCGCACCGACCCTCGGGCTAGGGCCAGCCTCGCCTCCTACTTGAATGCCGCGGGCACAAACGCCCCCGATTGGCTGCGGGTCGAGGGAATGGCTGCGACCGCCGTCGGCACTGGCAAGCCGCCCGCTGGCGAAGGGCGGGTTCGGGTATCCGCCAGGAATGCATGGGAACAAGCTTTCGCGGCGGTGGCGGACTGGCAACACTCGCCAACCTCCGATGCGCGACAACAAGTTCTCGCTGCCTTCGAGGCGGCCTTCGGAGTGGACCCGGGGCAGTCCGTTGGCAGTTTACGCAGAGCGCTGGAGAATCTCCATCTAACGGCACAGCAGGAACAGGAGTTATTGGTGCCCGTACTGGTGGAGGGCCTTTGCGCGCGCAATGCGGCGGTTCGCAGGGATTCGGCGGAAATGTTGCGGGCTTTGGGTCCGATCGCACGATCCGCCGCGCCCTTGATATTACGAGCATTCGAGAAGTGTCCTTCGGGTGAATTCTTCCTGCTGCTGGCGGACGTCGGGCCGGAAGCTGCTCCCGCTGTGAGCGCGCTCGTGCGCGAGCTCGCCTCCGCCCATGATGAACCATCTGTTTGGGAAATCACCTATGCGCTGGGCAAGGTGGGGCCGGGAGCCCGAGGGGCTGTCTCAGCTCTCCTGACGATGGCGCGCACCAACCAGGCGGATATTCGATCCTATGCGCTCTCCGCCCTCGCGCAGATCGAACCGCAGAATCCGGAAACCGTACCGCTGCTCCTTGCTGCACTCAGATCCGAGGACAGCGACGACCGCGTCCGCGCCGCCGTCATACTGGGTGAGATGGGCGGTTGGGCCAGCAACGCGGTGCCGGCTTTGAAGCAGGTTGTGCTCGAAGACGAATGGCTGGAGCCACGTCTGGATGCCGCGAAGGCGCTGTGCCGGATCGACGTCAAACACGGCGCGGAATTAGTGCCCGTGTTCATCGAGGCACTCACGTGGCCGGAAGCAGATGGCTATCCGACAGCAGCAATCGTCGCGCGGCTGCTCGGCCAGACTGGGCAGGCGGCAGTTCCGGCGGTGCCGGAACTGGTAAAACTCTTCAACCATGAGGATGAACGCGCACGAATTGCCGCCGCCGAGGCCCTGGCCGCCATTGATCCCAGCCGCACCTCGGAATGCGTCGCGGTCTTACGCGACGTCATGGCGCGCGGGCGCACCGGTCTCATGCGATTCTATGGTGCCAAGGCCTTGTTGCGCCTGGCGCCAGACGCATCAGCGGACGTCGTCGCGGCAACCGCCAGCCTCCTCAAGCCCAGCGTGGACTTTTACCGGCAAGAGGAAGCCATCCAATTCCTAGGGGAAATCGGCCGGCCGGCGCGCCCGGCCCTGCCGCAGCTTCGGGAAGCCCTCGAAAGCCGCGATTGGAAGCTGCGCCGCGCCGCTCGCGACGCCATCGAAAGAATAGAAAGCAGCGCCCCGGGCAAGCCGCCGGGAGATCACTGA
- a CDS encoding phosphoribosylanthranilate isomerase: MPVKVKICGITNLPDGLAAAGAGADALGFVFYDRSPRDVSVEAAAGIVRQLPPFIIKVGVFVNAPEDLVVRAARECGLNLLQFHGEEPPDYCVQFGLMSMKAFRIRDATSLEGVRDFHTDAWLLDAYTPGKPGGTGETFNWDLALQAREWGRPIFLAGGLTPENVAQAVQRAQPYAVDVSSGVESAPGRKDHAKVKAFIQAAKAAES, encoded by the coding sequence ATGCCAGTGAAAGTCAAGATTTGCGGGATCACGAATCTGCCCGACGGCCTGGCCGCGGCCGGGGCGGGCGCCGACGCGCTGGGCTTCGTGTTCTACGACCGAAGCCCGCGCGATGTGTCGGTGGAAGCGGCCGCCGGCATTGTCCGCCAACTGCCGCCGTTCATTATCAAAGTGGGCGTGTTCGTCAACGCGCCGGAGGACCTCGTGGTGCGCGCGGCCCGGGAATGCGGCCTGAATTTGCTCCAGTTTCACGGCGAGGAGCCCCCGGATTACTGCGTGCAGTTTGGCCTGATGAGCATGAAAGCATTCCGCATCCGCGACGCCACGTCGCTGGAAGGGGTACGGGACTTCCACACGGATGCCTGGCTGCTGGACGCTTACACGCCGGGCAAACCTGGCGGCACCGGCGAGACGTTCAACTGGGACCTCGCCCTGCAAGCGCGCGAATGGGGCCGACCGATCTTCCTGGCGGGCGGGCTGACCCCCGAGAACGTCGCCCAGGCCGTGCAGCGCGCCCAGCCGTATGCCGTGGATGTATCGAGCGGGGTCGAGTCCGCGCCAGGCCGGAAGGACCATGCCAAGGTCAAGGCGTTCATCCAGGCGGCCAAAGCGGCCGAGAGTTAA